The region gtcagaagtttgagacaagcctggccaacatggtgaaaccccatctctactgaaaatacaaaaattagctgggcgtagtggcctgcacctgtaatcccagctactcaggagtctgaggccggagaatcacttgaacccaggaggcagaagttgcagtgagccaagatggcgccattgcactccagcccaggcaacagagcaagactctgtcccaaaaaaagaagaaaaaaaaatatagaacCAAGGTATTAAAATGGTGTTTCTTAGCCAAATGCATTTTATCTCCTGGCTTTCTGGGCAATTTGTGTAATCTCTCTGTGGTACCCACAGGTCTTATCAATGGTGTTGAATTAATTccgtgtatttttctttttcttgctccaTCCAATGTGCGCTACATTTTCAAGTAAGTTCATGACTCACGTGGCCTCCCAGTTCGCCTCCAGCTATGTGTTTTATTGGCGGGATTACTTTGAGGACCAGCCCCTTCTGTATCCCCCAGGCTTTGACGGAAGAGTCGTGGTGTATCCCAGCAACCAGACCTTAAAGGACTACCTCAGCTGGCGACAAGCAGATTGTGAGTGGCACCAAATAAACACGTGTAGTTAAACCACCAATTCCATGCCTTACAGGTGTTGAACTGATACAGGATTGGCTCACATATACTTTGTTTTGACATATACTCTGTATAGAATgcagtatttaaatattttttcaattagttaaaagtatttgaaaaattaaattttatgtaaaaactccttatctctattttttttttttttaagacagagtttcgctcttgttgcccaggctggaatgcagtggtgcagtctcggctcactgcaacctccacctcctgggttcatgggattcttctgcctcagcctcccgagtagctgggattataggcatgtgccaccacgcccagctgattttgtattttttagtagaaatggggtttctccatgttggtcaggctggtcttgaactcctgatctcaggtgatccgcctgccttggtctcccaaagtgctgggattataggcgtgagccaccacgcccggccgccttatctctattttttaaaaaaatcagatgtgGCAATACTGGATCTGCATTCTTACTTAGTACTGGACAAAGCCTGTGCAGTGGCAGCtacctttacacacacacacacacacaaatgccagTGTGCCATAATCTCTGCCATTCCCTGTTGTTTCTCTGGGGTCACCCACTGCTTTACACATTTATGTTCATGCCAGCCTCAGTGGGTATTTGAATTGTGACCCTTGCCTTATGTGACTGTGATGATGTTTGTGAGGCTTTTACTTGCTTGTTCTAGTTTGAATTTTCCAGAAGAACTggaaaagagattgaaataatataaatcaaaTAACTTCTAAAGTATTCTTAGGATTAACACACAAGTGAACAGATTTGTATAATGTATAACTGAAATGACCAAATAAAACTGTTGTTAGGGATGAAGTTTTTTCCCTCCTGCTCCTTCCCTCCATGTTCCCTGTGTAGGACTTCAGGCAAGTCACTAAATGTCCCTGAGATCTCTTTACTTTGAAAGAGGAGAGGGTCAGGGCTCTAGTATTCCTTGAAGAATGAATATTCAATAaagattttatgtatataaacgTTACTATTTTGTTCTCCTCACAGGTCACATCAATAATCTTTATAATACAGTTTTCTGGGCACTTATACAACAATCTGGACTAACACCAGTACAAGCCCAAGGGAGATTACAGGTATAAAATCTTACTACATTAATACTTAACTGGGGACAGTTTGCTGTAGGCGCtcccataactttttttttgttaaatttacatttctttcttttaagatcCCTTTACAGCTTTGTTTTGAATGGATATAAAAATCATAATAGGAGCAGCTCTGCTGCCTGCTTGGTCTGTAATCCTGGATGAATTACTGCTTCTCCCTGAGCCTTTGTGTTCCTCGTGGAAAATGGAATTGACGGCACTGGCTCTGCATTCCCACCTGCTGACACTTGCCTGGAGCCATGTATGACTGTGTATGACTGCCCTCTTaagcactgaattttttttttttttttttttttttttttgagacacagtttcactctgttgcccaggctggagtactgtggtgtgatctcagctgactgcaacctccacctcctgtgctcaagcgattctcgtgcctcagcctcccgagtagctgggattacaggtgcatgccaccacacccagctaatttttgtatttttagtagagacagggtttcaccgtgttggccaggctggtttcgaactcctgacctcaagtgatctgcctgcctgggtctcccagagtggtgggattacaggtgtgagccggtgagccaccacacccggccagcacTGAATTTTTCAGTCCCACCAGGCCTCTTCCCTCATTGCCATTTTCCCTGCTGGGCACCTGTAGTTTCTTGGGTTTTTGACCTCTGTGTATGGGAAGAGTTCGTGCTGAGTTTGTTGCTTTCATAAATGTCGTAATAACTACTCACATCATGCGTCTGTGTAATTTTATCCTTTCTGTCTCAGTTCTTTATaggtaaaatgtagaaaatagtaGTTTCTACCTCATAGGTTTATGGTGAGAATTAAATGGCATGATGCATGTAAAACACAGAATAGTATGAAGCACattgtaagtgcttaataaatactgaTTTTTGTTATAACAATGCTACTTGTAGGATGACTAACTGTGAAATGAGGTAATGTGTTGTAAcatcttttatttgtattttattttatctatttatttattttttgagatgggttctcgctattttccccaggctggtcttgaactcctgggctccagcagtcctcccacctgagcctcccaagtagctgggattacaggtgcatgccactgtgcccagctgtaacAGTTACTAATACAATGCGTGGTACATTATGATTGTTCAGTAAATGGTTGTCAtttttaataatagtaatgatagaGATTTTTATATAGCAATAATAGGAATACtggggcctggcgtggtggttcacacatgtaatcccagcactttgaggaggccaaggtgggtggatcaactgatggcaggagtttgagaccagcctggccaacatggtgagaccactttctacaaaaattagctgggtgtgctggcacacacctgtaatcccagcaactcagaaggctgaggcatgagaatcacttgaacctgggaggtggaggttgcagtgagctgagattgcaccactgcactccagcctgggcgacagagtgagactttgtctcaaaaaaaaggcatACTGGTAGGTATATCCAGGTTTGGAAGAGTCAAGTTCAGATTTTGATTCTTTGTAGAAGAATAAGGACAACCTTTTAACCTTGGGGAATTTATATAACCTTTCTAAATTTTATTGGACCAAATACATAATATGTACTCAGTATTAATTCCCCCCACTCCCTTTCAGTCTTGACTTGTGAAGCCAGTGTTTGGTATAGGAGAGAATTTTATCTAAATAAGATCATAATTGCCTTTAAGATGAAAATTTACTAATAACTATAAGATGTTTGATAAAATCCTTCCACTTCTTGATTGTGGAAATTTAAGTTGTGGGTCGAATGGATAGTAGCATTAGGGGAGAAAGAAGACATGCAGAGcttttaatatctatttttatttcctcagGGAACTCTTGCAGCAGACAAGAATgagattttgttttctgaattcaACATCAACTATAATAATGAGCCGCTGATGTATAGGAAAGGGACTGTGTTGATATGGCAGAAGGTAATGCTGTTATGttcaaagaaaaatggaagtCAGGAAAAAAGAGAGCCTGTGTCCATTCCAAGCTGTGCCCTCCCTGCTGCCTGTATGCTGATGTGACTCCAGTTGCTAATGCAAACCTTTCCAAGAGGAGAGGCCAtagattcttatttttaatgtgcattttgTCAGTCAGTAGTGGTCTGAAATCTCCCATACATAAGTAGAATTACAGAATTTTAGAATTAgtgcctttatttttctgtgttgtaAGCTGTCCCTGTATCcgataaaatagtttaaaaaggaTACAGTACAGGTACGAGGATTTGTGCTTTCATACTGGATAATACCATTAAATGGTCTCTCCATCCCACGACAACTGTAATATGAGGCACTAAGAGACGATGTATATGAGGGTTTGCTATTTTCATAAATATCATGAGATTCCCTTGACATTCATACTTACCTTAATATTCTGTAATAAGCCTGTACATTTACCTATATCCTTAATTTTACCAATATTTTCTCTCTGTACCAGCTGTTGGGCATAATGATTTCTCTAAATTTATTTCCTTCcatgtaaagtttttttttttttctgaaatgaatgTTTTCAAGTACCAAGAAGTACCTTGAGAGCTAGTCATTCCACTGGCAACTCCAGCTCTTTGAGCTGTTCAAAACATTTGTTCTTTGGTACAGACTTGGATACTTCTTAATGCAGGTGGAAGGTAAGAAATACCTTTAATTCTATAGTTATTGCTAATGAGGAACATGGAATCCTTTCTTTGTTCCTAAGATCGCTTCAGAATAGtataaccctttttttttttttttttttttaagacagagtcttgctctgttgctcaggccggagtacagtggtgccatctcggctcactgcaacctccacctcctgggttcaagggatttccagctaatttttgtattcttggtagaagcaaagtttcaccatgttggccaggctggtctcgaactcctgacctcaagtgatctgcatgtctcagcctcccaaagtgctgagattacaggcgtgagccactgcgctcagatAACATAacctttttaaaactatttttaattataaagaacTTCATGCATActgagattatatatatacatgtatatatacacacatacatatatgcgcatatatatacacatatttatatctatatatatctcaaaTCTGGCAGTCGGAAGTATATGAAGATAAAAAGTGAACTATCCCCacatctttcctttctctcccaaaCCCACTCCTGAGTTAACAATGTCACTACTTTATTTTTACCTGTAGGTGGATGAAGTGATGACAGAAGAAATTAAGCTGCCAacagaaatggaaggaaaaaagatgGCAGTGACCCGGACCAGGACAAAGCCAGTGCCCTTGCACTGCGATATCATCGGGGATGCTTTCTGGAAGGAACATCCAGAGATTCTAGATGAA is a window of Pongo pygmaeus isolate AG05252 chromosome 4, NHGRI_mPonPyg2-v2.0_pri, whole genome shotgun sequence DNA encoding:
- the THG1L gene encoding probable tRNA(His) guanylyltransferase isoform X1, which translates into the protein MWGACKVKVHDSLATTSITLRRYLRLGATMAKSRFEYVRDFEADDTCLAHCWVVVRLDGRNFHRFAEKHNFAKPNDSRALQLMTKCAQTVMEELEDIVIAYGQSDEYSFVFKRKTNWFKRRASKFMTHVASQFASSYVFYWRDYFEDQPLLYPPGFDGRVVVYPSNQTLKDYLSWRQADCHINNLYNTVFWALIQQSGLTPVQAQGRLQGTLAADKNEILFSEFNINYNNEPLMYRKGTVLIWQKVDEVMTEEIKLPTEMEGKKMAVTRTRTKPVPLHCDIIGDAFWKEHPEILDEDS
- the THG1L gene encoding probable tRNA(His) guanylyltransferase isoform X2, with amino-acid sequence MDRVMSTALCSSGKPIGLKEEPGFDGRVVVYPSNQTLKDYLSWRQADCHINNLYNTVFWALIQQSGLTPVQAQGRLQGTLAADKNEILFSEFNINYNNEPLMYRKGTVLIWQKVDEVMTEEIKLPTEMEGKKMAVTRTRTKPVPLHCDIIGDAFWKEHPEILDEDS